The following proteins are co-located in the Microplitis demolitor isolate Queensland-Clemson2020A chromosome 5, iyMicDemo2.1a, whole genome shotgun sequence genome:
- the LOC128667822 gene encoding uncharacterized protein LOC128667822, giving the protein MAFFELCKVDNSAKKLLYCGVPAYYVWRKHQFHRRKQGKIVPGYLGIKKDHVLGRVYTVHPTNTECYYLRLLLHEVRGPESFTALRTIKDVIYPTFQEACRVMGLLEDDAHWDQTLAEVSISDSSYKIRELFAVMLVFCQVGDPIKLWDKYRDNFTDDIKRRMSRNRENSELDVDIVYNQCLINLEDMVIAMSGKTLLQFGLTSPSREQEPGIINQQYLNELAYDTDKLTKEVIKSVPILNKEQKEAYESILNSVVSDSGRLFFLDAPGGTGKTFLINLLLAKMRSRKSIAIAVASSGIAATLIDGGKTAHSTFKLPLEMNHSDNILCNISKQSYIAHVIREAKLIVWDECTMAHKNAIEALNRTLKDIRNSDRIMGGITVVLAGDFRQTLPVVPRGTRADEVKACLKSSFLWPHVNVLSLKINMRVHIQHDLRAEEFSKLLIDIGNGQISEVDGRISIPDNLGDIVDDLTTLTDKIYPDINKIGVNCSSWLKERAILTPTNHSANSINNYLIEKRSTNQMKYKSIDTVVEVDDAVHYPVEFLHALNPPGIPSHILNLKIGVPIMLLRNLNPPKLCNGTRQQVKNLHKNIIEATILTGKHEGEIVFIPRIPLVPPDYHFNFKRLQFPVRVCYAMTINKAQGQSLKLAGVDLRHDCFSHGQFYVACSRVSSPDNLIILQPEKKTKNIVYKEVLSL; this is encoded by the coding sequence ATGGCTTTTTTTGAACTCTGTAAAGTGGACAATTctgcgaaaaaattattatattgtggAGTTCCAGCCTATTATGTCTGGAGAAAACACCAGTTTCACAGAAGAAAACAAGGAAAAATTGTGCCAGGTTATTtaggtataaaaaaagatCATGTTTTAGGCAGAGTGTATACTGTTCATCCTACCAATACTGAATGTTATTACCTCCGTCTTCTTTTGCATGAAGTTCGCGGTCCAGAGTCATTTACGGCTTTAAGAACTATAAAAGATGTAATCTATCCTACATTTCAAGAAGCTTGCAGAGTAATGGGATTGCTCGAAGACGATGCTCATTGGGATCAAACTTTAGCAGAAGTCTCAATTTCTGATTCATCTTACAAAATACGTGAATTGTTTGCTGTTATGTTAGTTTTTTGCCAAGTTGGAGATCCGATTAAATTATGGGATAAATATCGAGATAATTTCACGGACGATATTAAAAGACGAATGAGTAGGAATCGCGAAAACTCTGAGTTAGATGTTGATATTGTTTACAATCAATGTTTGATTAATCTTGAAGATATGGTCATTGCTATGTCAGGTAAGACTCTTTTACAATTTGGTCTCACTTCACCATCTCGAGAACAAGAACCTGGTATTATTaatcaacaatatttaaatgaattagcTTATGACACTGATAAGTTAACCAAAGAAGTGATAAAAAGTGTTCCGATACTGAATAAAGAACAGAAAGAAGCATATGAATCTATATTGAATAGTGTCGTTTCTGATTCTGGACGATTGTTCTTCCTTGATGCTCCTGGTGGAACGGGAAAAACATTCTTGATTAATTTGTTGCTTGCGAAAATGAGAAGTAGAAAAAGTATTGCTATTGCTGTTGCTTCTTCAGGAATTGCGGCTACTTTAATTGACGGAGGCAAAACAGCTCACTCGACATTTAAATTACCTCTTGAAATGAATCATTCTGATAATATTCTATGCAATATTTCAAAGCAGAGTTATATAGCTCACGTTATCAGAGAAGCAAAACTGATAGTATGGGATGAATGCACTATGGCTCACAAAAATGCTATTGAAGCTCTCAACAGAACTCTTAAGGATATAAGAAATAGTGACCGAATAATGGGTGGAATAACTGTTGTTTTAGCTGGTGACTTCAGACAAACTTTACCTGTTGTACCACGAGGTACACGTGCAGATGAAGTCAAAGCCTGTCTCAAATCCTCATTTTTATGGCCTCATGTTAACGTACtgtctttgaaaattaatatgcgCGTTCATATACAACATGATTTGAGAGCAGaagaattttcaaagttaCTCATTGATATAGGGAATGGACAAATTTCAGAAGTTGACGGACGAATAAGTATTCCGGATAACCTAGGTGATATTGTTGATGATTTAACTACATTAACTGATAAAATATACCcagatatcaataaaattggaGTTAATTGCTCTTCATGGCTAAAAGAAAGAGCTATTCTGACTCCAACGAATCATTCAGCGAATAGCATTAACAACTATCTTATAGAAAAGCGATCAACTAATCAAATGAAGTATAAATCTATTGATACAGTCGTAGAAGTTGATGATGCTGTCCATTATCCTGTCGAGTTCTTACATGCACTCAATCCACCCGGAATACCATCTCATATTCTCAATCTTAAAATTGGAGTACCAATAATGTTACTGCGCAATTTGAATCCTCCAAAACTATGTAACGGTACCAGAcaacaagtgaaaaatttacataaaaatattattgaagctACAATTTTAACAGGTAAACATGAAGGAGAAATCGTATTTATTCCAAGAATTCCTTTGGTTCCACCTGACTACCATTTCAACTTCAAACGTCTACAATTTCCTGTTAGGGTTTGCTATGCTATGACTATCAATAAAGCGCAGGGGCAGAGTTTAAAATTAGCTGGTGTAGATTTGAGACATGATTGTTTTTCTCATGGTCAGTTTTACGTGGCATGCTCAAGAGTCAGTTCACCGGACAACTTGATTATTCTTCAACCAGAAAAAAAGACGAAAAACATTGTCTACAAGGAAGTTTTAAGTTTGTAA